A DNA window from Thermostichus vulcanus str. 'Rupite' contains the following coding sequences:
- a CDS encoding SLBB domain-containing protein gives MFSVAPVLAQTGLPAPAPRLDLPSPTARTLYVLGPGDRVRIDVFNVAEFSGEQQVLLDGSLTIPLVGSLMVSGKTLAQVAEEIRFQLSAFLERPIVNVSLVAARPMRIAVVGEVNRPGAYTLTVGTGTGVTLGEAGASTASSLQVPIPSVTQILQGAGGITEEADIRRVQVRRPTPGGSLQSFTVNLWDLIQVGDLEQDLLLFDGDSVFVPTAATLDATEAVQLASANLSPVEISVNVVGEVVRPGLVRLPPNTPMNQAILAAGGFSRRADELSVELIRLNPNGTVTRREFAVDLTQNLNEQTNPALRNTDIVVVNPSVLAQTADVLNEILGPLTSLTVLQRIFR, from the coding sequence GTGTTTTCTGTTGCCCCAGTTTTGGCCCAAACAGGGTTGCCAGCACCGGCGCCCCGTTTGGATCTACCCTCTCCGACAGCACGAACCCTATACGTCTTGGGGCCAGGGGATCGGGTGCGGATCGATGTGTTTAATGTTGCTGAGTTTAGCGGTGAGCAGCAGGTGCTGCTGGATGGATCCCTGACGATACCTCTAGTGGGTTCGCTGATGGTGTCCGGCAAAACATTGGCTCAAGTGGCCGAAGAAATTCGCTTTCAGCTATCTGCCTTTCTGGAACGCCCGATTGTCAATGTCAGCTTGGTGGCTGCTCGCCCAATGCGCATTGCTGTGGTGGGAGAGGTCAATCGTCCTGGGGCTTATACCCTAACGGTGGGTACAGGTACAGGTGTCACCCTAGGTGAAGCCGGAGCCAGTACCGCTTCGTCATTACAGGTACCGATCCCCTCTGTGACGCAAATCTTGCAAGGAGCAGGGGGCATTACTGAAGAGGCTGATATCCGCCGGGTACAAGTGCGTCGTCCTACTCCAGGAGGATCCCTGCAAAGTTTCACCGTCAACCTCTGGGATTTGATTCAAGTTGGTGACCTTGAGCAAGACCTGCTGCTGTTTGATGGGGATTCCGTTTTTGTGCCAACAGCAGCGACATTGGATGCTACTGAAGCCGTACAGTTGGCTTCTGCAAACCTCTCTCCGGTGGAGATCAGCGTTAATGTCGTGGGCGAAGTGGTGCGGCCCGGATTGGTGCGCCTACCCCCTAATACGCCCATGAACCAGGCGATTTTGGCTGCCGGAGGGTTCAGTCGGCGGGCGGATGAGCTTTCGGTAGAGCTGATCCGGCTCAATCCCAACGGCACAGTCACCCGACGGGAGTTTGCAGTGGATCTAACCCAAAATTTGAATGAGCAAACCAACCCAGCTTTGAGAAATACCGATATTGTGGTGGTCAATCCCTCTGTCCTGGCCCAAACGGCAGATGTCCTGAACGAGATCCTCGGGCCACTCACCAGTCTGACGGTTCTACAACGCATTTTCCGATAA
- a CDS encoding tetratricopeptide repeat protein, giving the protein MAGLPARAEAIDEPNIVELVTAAVAATESQDWARAADLYRQAVELEPNNSGLYNNWGVVLRRQGDLQGAIRAYQRALELDPNLSAVYLNLGLAYLVERRWEEALAILTQAEQQLPNEVTLPLYKGIALEKLERWGEAIGAYSTYVQRTPNALGHYRLAIAYWQTGDPQRAAEFFQRAARMEAQVGLYSAEAGRALALLGQYQDAATLLERLPSSWLEASDFLLLARIAHHLHRPDLADRALQRALALADSGSSRAARTSSLLNDAGVLTAERQDLQQAVQFLEAALTESERDPQMLAVVAANLADLYLSQGRLPEALQQAQRAVSADPNLPQAHNTLAAILLEQQDLDAAIHHWQEAVRLDPLYWQAHRNLAIAQALRGEIDQAVESMQRAMEKAPTLEIVQQLNGELQGIPLVRTGLEEQSQ; this is encoded by the coding sequence ATGGCAGGATTACCAGCTAGAGCCGAAGCCATTGACGAGCCAAACATTGTCGAGCTGGTGACGGCAGCCGTAGCCGCGACGGAAAGCCAGGATTGGGCCAGAGCCGCAGACCTTTACCGACAAGCTGTGGAATTGGAACCCAACAATTCTGGCCTCTATAACAATTGGGGAGTTGTGCTGAGGCGTCAAGGAGATCTGCAAGGGGCGATTCGGGCCTATCAGCGTGCCCTGGAATTGGATCCCAATCTCAGTGCGGTGTACCTCAATTTGGGTTTGGCTTACCTGGTGGAGCGTCGTTGGGAAGAAGCCTTGGCAATCTTGACCCAGGCAGAACAACAATTGCCCAATGAAGTAACTTTGCCCCTCTATAAAGGCATTGCCCTAGAAAAACTGGAACGCTGGGGAGAGGCGATTGGAGCCTACAGCACCTACGTGCAAAGGACTCCCAACGCCCTCGGTCATTACCGCCTGGCTATTGCCTATTGGCAAACTGGGGATCCCCAACGAGCTGCGGAGTTTTTTCAGCGAGCTGCCCGGATGGAAGCCCAGGTGGGGCTGTACAGTGCTGAGGCTGGACGCGCCTTGGCCTTGCTCGGTCAATATCAGGATGCTGCGACGTTGTTAGAACGATTACCCAGTTCTTGGCTGGAGGCGTCAGACTTTCTCCTGTTGGCCCGGATTGCCCACCACCTCCATCGTCCAGACCTGGCGGATCGCGCCCTGCAGCGGGCCTTGGCTCTTGCTGACAGCGGAAGCTCTAGGGCAGCCAGAACCTCTTCACTCCTAAATGACGCTGGGGTACTGACGGCAGAACGCCAAGATTTGCAACAGGCAGTGCAATTTCTAGAAGCTGCTCTAACAGAATCGGAAAGGGATCCGCAAATGCTGGCTGTGGTGGCGGCTAACTTGGCAGATTTATATCTCTCTCAGGGGCGACTGCCAGAGGCTTTGCAGCAGGCTCAGAGGGCTGTGTCAGCCGATCCCAACTTACCCCAGGCCCACAATACGCTGGCCGCCATCCTTCTGGAGCAGCAAGACCTGGATGCGGCTATTCACCACTGGCAAGAAGCAGTCCGACTGGATCCCCTTTACTGGCAAGCTCACCGCAACCTAGCCATCGCCCAGGCTCTTCGTGGAGAAATAGATCAAGCTGTTGAGAGCATGCAACGAGCCATGGAAAAAGCACCCACTCTAGAAATCGTCCAGCAATTGAACGGCGAACTGCAAGGGATCCCTTTGGTTCGGACAGGACTAGAGGAGCAATCCCAATGA
- a CDS encoding WcaF family extracellular polysaccharide biosynthesis acetyltransferase — protein sequence MPVRLDQYQKGSYTPGASLVRQLLWYGIGSPWVQSALFPFSGLKVWILRRFGAQVGRGVRIKPGVKVKFPWRLQVGDHVWIGENVWLDNLAPITLESHVCLSQGAYLCTGNHDWSDPRFSLKTAPIRIQSGAWVGAQAIVGPGVTMGEGAVLTLGSVACRDLDPMTIYAGHPAQPVKKRRLVDTTTPLSNP from the coding sequence ATGCCAGTTCGGTTGGATCAATACCAGAAGGGATCCTATACTCCTGGGGCTTCCTTAGTGCGCCAACTGCTGTGGTATGGGATTGGATCCCCTTGGGTGCAAAGTGCACTGTTTCCCTTTTCAGGGCTCAAGGTGTGGATTTTACGTCGGTTTGGAGCCCAGGTGGGCCGTGGGGTACGAATCAAACCCGGTGTCAAGGTCAAGTTTCCTTGGCGACTACAGGTGGGTGACCACGTTTGGATCGGGGAAAATGTCTGGCTGGATAATCTGGCACCGATCACCCTAGAAAGCCATGTCTGCCTTTCCCAGGGGGCGTATCTCTGTACCGGCAACCATGACTGGAGCGATCCCCGGTTTTCTCTCAAAACTGCCCCTATTCGGATCCAGTCGGGCGCTTGGGTCGGTGCACAAGCCATCGTTGGGCCGGGGGTGACGATGGGAGAGGGGGCGGTACTCACTTTGGGCAGTGTTGCCTGTCGAGATTTGGATCCCATGACCATCTATGCTGGTCATCCGGCCCAGCCGGTTAAAAAACGGCGACTAGTAGACACCACTACCCCCCTCTCAAACCCCTAA
- a CDS encoding glycosyltransferase family 4 protein — translation MSVVVSHPTGSPFVRAVLRGLAGQSLLGGFHTTLALPYRSWMSRLVGESLDRRLGQRRFPEVPLGRTHLHPLPELMRLLARQLKLTPLIHHETGWASVDAVYRALDRDVAASLRRSDRSVVRAVYAYEDGALDTFRQAQALGISRLYDLPIAHWRTLRRLLQEEAERLPEWAPTMEGLRDSAAKHDRKDEEIRLADHIFVASSFTRASLTDHFGESLTISTVPYGCPPPLVTQPAQRHAGEPLKLLYAGHLAQRKGIADLIAALNRLEIDWRLTMAGPLPAVAPEALRQFLSDPRCTWLGVVPHRTLLETMTRSHVFVFPSIVEGFGMVITEAMAAGIPVITTPHTAGPDILTEGHDGFIVPIRDPDAIAQRITLLAEDESFRTQMAQNALQTAARSGWSAYETGIADRVRELIAA, via the coding sequence ATGAGCGTCGTCGTTAGCCATCCCACTGGCAGCCCCTTTGTTCGAGCCGTATTACGGGGACTGGCAGGGCAAAGCTTGCTTGGTGGCTTTCATACCACGCTGGCTCTACCCTACAGATCTTGGATGAGTCGTTTGGTAGGGGAATCTCTCGATCGGCGCTTGGGTCAACGACGGTTCCCCGAAGTGCCGCTTGGAAGAACCCATCTTCATCCTCTACCGGAACTGATGCGTCTGCTTGCACGTCAACTCAAACTCACACCGTTGATCCACCATGAGACTGGCTGGGCATCTGTAGATGCTGTCTATCGGGCCCTTGACCGTGATGTTGCTGCTAGCTTGCGGCGTTCCGATCGCTCGGTGGTACGAGCCGTTTATGCCTATGAAGATGGTGCCTTGGATACGTTCCGACAAGCTCAAGCTCTAGGAATTTCTCGTCTTTACGATTTACCCATTGCCCATTGGCGAACTTTGCGCCGATTGCTCCAAGAAGAAGCCGAACGATTACCCGAGTGGGCACCCACCATGGAAGGGCTTCGGGATAGTGCCGCCAAGCATGACCGCAAAGATGAGGAGATCCGCCTAGCTGATCACATATTCGTAGCTTCTAGCTTTACCCGGGCCAGTCTAACGGATCATTTTGGAGAATCTCTCACAATCTCCACTGTTCCCTATGGTTGCCCGCCGCCACTCGTAACACAGCCTGCCCAGCGACATGCGGGTGAGCCGCTCAAACTCCTCTACGCAGGCCACCTGGCACAGCGCAAAGGAATCGCTGATTTGATCGCTGCACTTAATCGGCTGGAGATCGACTGGCGGCTGACGATGGCAGGGCCGCTGCCAGCAGTAGCCCCCGAAGCATTACGTCAGTTTTTATCGGATCCCCGCTGCACTTGGTTGGGCGTGGTGCCTCATCGCACCCTCCTGGAAACCATGACCCGATCCCATGTCTTTGTTTTTCCTTCGATTGTCGAAGGGTTTGGGATGGTGATCACGGAAGCCATGGCGGCAGGGATCCCTGTGATTACCACCCCCCATACCGCAGGGCCGGATATTCTGACCGAAGGACATGATGGTTTTATTGTCCCGATTCGGGATCCCGATGCCATTGCCCAGCGCATTACCCTTTTGGCTGAAGATGAATCTTTTCGCACACAAATGGCTCAAAATGCACTCCAGACAGCAGCTCGCTCGGGTTGGAGTGCCTATGAGACTGGCATTGCGGATCGGGTTCGGGAGTTAATAGCAGCATGA
- a CDS encoding glycosyltransferase family 2 protein, whose amino-acid sequence MQLEAITPLILTYNEAPNIDRTLQQLTWASRIVVIDSYSTDETLEILSRYPQVEVFQRHFDTHASQWNYGIAQVNTEWVLSLDADYFITDNLLNEIKLLSSPQSIDGYFANFKYCIFGKPLRGTLLPPRQVLFRKERAIYIDDGHTQLLQVKGNSSYLKGCIYHDDRKPLSRWLWSQDRYMVIEAKKLLETPDSQLSLGDRIRKQKVIAPFIILVYCLIIKGGILDGWRGWYYAFQRMFAELLLSLRLIEEEWKTKARQS is encoded by the coding sequence ATGCAACTAGAGGCTATTACCCCCCTGATCCTTACCTACAACGAAGCACCCAATATCGATCGAACTCTGCAACAACTCACCTGGGCCAGCCGTATTGTCGTCATTGACAGCTACAGCACCGATGAAACGCTGGAAATCCTCAGCCGCTATCCTCAAGTTGAGGTTTTTCAGCGCCACTTTGACACGCACGCCAGCCAATGGAACTATGGCATAGCACAAGTCAACACAGAATGGGTTCTATCTTTAGATGCTGATTACTTTATAACCGATAACCTGCTCAATGAGATAAAGTTGCTCTCATCACCCCAAAGTATTGACGGCTACTTTGCCAACTTCAAATACTGTATCTTTGGCAAACCTCTTCGCGGCACACTATTACCGCCCCGTCAAGTCCTCTTTCGCAAAGAGAGAGCCATCTATATAGACGATGGACATACCCAGCTATTGCAGGTAAAAGGCAACTCTAGTTACCTAAAGGGTTGTATTTACCACGACGATCGCAAACCTCTCAGTCGTTGGCTTTGGTCGCAAGACCGCTACATGGTCATCGAAGCTAAAAAACTGCTCGAAACTCCAGATTCACAACTGAGTCTGGGCGATAGAATCCGCAAACAAAAAGTGATAGCTCCCTTCATTATCTTAGTCTATTGCCTCATCATAAAAGGCGGGATCCTTGATGGTTGGCGAGGCTGGTATTACGCCTTTCAGCGCATGTTTGCAGAGCTTCTGCTCAGCTTACGGTTAATCGAGGAAGAGTGGAAGACAAAAGCTCGCCAATCATGA
- a CDS encoding FkbM family methyltransferase: MRFIRPEYIFRPSQIVRRLAYTIRNKHQPTQANTPWGTSIHFDPSELHGRAMLTLGLPDLRTCEMISRIVRKGDICIDIGANIGIMTSLMATRAGSSGTVYAFEPHPKTRLVLELNASSWKNKATMAEINVLPYAVSNRNGKAILFEPSNFSQNWGIATLEFEHKKSGDKQEGIEVDCITFDSFFNDASDIKLVKIDVEGHEDFVLTGMKEKLTKSLIKYILFEEHRTLPSPACDYLEKFGYKSYLIDRSLLAPKLIDVKMCPKKIYKETTNILAVLRKDSDIDIANLTQPGWSCLSVSGAI; encoded by the coding sequence ATGCGCTTTATTAGACCAGAATACATCTTCAGACCAAGCCAAATAGTCAGGCGGCTTGCCTACACAATCAGGAATAAACATCAGCCAACACAGGCAAATACTCCTTGGGGTACTTCTATACATTTTGACCCGAGTGAGTTACACGGTCGTGCTATGTTGACATTAGGACTTCCTGACTTGCGTACATGCGAGATGATCTCAAGAATTGTTAGGAAGGGTGATATATGTATCGACATTGGCGCAAATATTGGTATCATGACTTCTCTTATGGCTACTCGTGCAGGAAGTAGTGGAACAGTCTATGCCTTTGAGCCACATCCTAAAACGCGATTAGTGCTTGAGTTAAATGCTAGCTCTTGGAAAAACAAAGCTACCATGGCTGAGATAAATGTGTTGCCATATGCCGTTTCAAATAGAAATGGGAAGGCAATCCTTTTTGAACCTAGCAACTTCAGTCAAAACTGGGGGATAGCAACACTGGAGTTTGAGCATAAGAAGAGCGGCGACAAACAAGAAGGAATAGAAGTTGATTGCATTACATTTGATTCTTTCTTTAACGATGCTAGTGACATAAAGCTTGTAAAGATAGATGTTGAAGGGCATGAGGACTTTGTACTGACTGGAATGAAGGAAAAACTCACCAAGTCACTTATTAAATATATCTTATTTGAGGAGCATAGAACCTTACCTAGCCCAGCCTGTGATTACTTAGAGAAGTTTGGATACAAGTCTTATCTTATCGACCGAAGCCTGTTGGCACCAAAGTTAATTGATGTCAAAATGTGTCCAAAAAAAATCTATAAAGAGACAACCAATATACTAGCAGTCTTACGTAAAGATTCTGATATTGATATAGCGAACCTTACACAACCAGGCTGGTCATGTTTATCTGTTTCAGGAGCAATATAA
- a CDS encoding methyltransferase domain-containing protein → MYQIYEVVGIQADGHSSNAIYDSAQKLIDQKAFTKDINIADIGGGSGEMGKRLITLGFTQLSLFDFKPKPNLIYKDIRHCNLNDHWPASDKEFDLIVCLEVIEHLENPRHFFRELSRILRPGGSAIVSTPNQLSLASKLCFLWRNEHQHFQDSCYPGHITPLLPKDFSRIASELNLKIVDVEYTNRGRIPFTRVYWQDVIPILRGQSFSDNMLVYIIKP, encoded by the coding sequence ATGTATCAGATTTATGAGGTTGTTGGCATTCAAGCTGATGGACATTCGTCAAATGCAATATACGATAGCGCTCAGAAGTTGATTGACCAAAAAGCTTTTACAAAGGACATCAATATTGCTGATATTGGTGGTGGTTCTGGAGAAATGGGAAAAAGGCTGATTACCTTAGGCTTTACTCAATTATCTCTGTTTGATTTCAAACCAAAGCCAAACTTAATTTACAAAGATATTCGGCACTGCAATCTCAATGACCACTGGCCTGCAAGTGATAAAGAGTTTGATTTAATTGTATGCCTTGAGGTTATAGAACATCTGGAAAATCCAAGACACTTTTTTAGAGAGCTTTCAAGAATTTTGCGTCCAGGAGGCAGCGCAATAGTCTCAACTCCGAACCAGCTAAGTCTTGCAAGTAAGTTATGCTTTCTGTGGAGAAATGAGCATCAACACTTTCAAGATAGTTGCTACCCAGGACACATCACACCACTTCTTCCAAAAGACTTTTCTCGAATAGCTTCAGAGTTGAATTTGAAAATAGTTGATGTCGAATATACAAATCGTGGAAGAATTCCATTTACGCGAGTTTATTGGCAAGATGTAATCCCCATATTGCGAGGACAGTCTTTCTCAGACAATATGTTAGTTTATATTATAAAGCCTTAA
- a CDS encoding YdcF family protein — MLRHLQLPARYRRPLICGLLGLTLACLSFPFIRLGLAASQSPTPQGILMLGGGAGREAFTAEFAQDHPDLPIWVSTGAPPAVARPIFAARNIGPPRLILDYRAVDTLTNFTSLVNDFQAQDIRHLYLITSADHMPRARLIASIVLGSRGIAFTPVPIPPNTLRDPGSRESLLHIARDGARAYGWLLTGRSGATITLWVHPERRRGIDEGAVQVRG; from the coding sequence ATGCTAAGGCATCTCCAACTTCCAGCTCGTTATCGCCGCCCCCTGATCTGCGGTCTCCTGGGACTGACTTTGGCTTGCCTGAGCTTTCCCTTCATCCGGCTGGGCCTAGCCGCATCCCAATCCCCTACCCCCCAAGGGATCCTCATGCTGGGGGGCGGAGCAGGCCGAGAAGCCTTTACCGCAGAATTTGCCCAAGACCACCCTGATCTGCCCATTTGGGTTTCCACCGGAGCTCCCCCAGCAGTGGCCCGCCCAATTTTTGCGGCACGGAATATCGGGCCGCCACGCTTGATTCTCGACTATCGAGCCGTTGATACCCTTACCAATTTCACCTCGCTGGTGAATGACTTCCAGGCTCAGGACATTCGACATCTGTATTTGATTACCTCAGCAGACCACATGCCCCGTGCCCGCCTGATCGCCTCAATTGTGCTGGGCAGTCGGGGCATTGCCTTTACCCCAGTACCCATCCCCCCCAATACCCTACGGGATCCGGGATCCCGAGAATCCCTGCTGCACATTGCCCGAGATGGGGCACGAGCCTACGGTTGGCTGCTCACTGGACGCAGTGGTGCCACCATTACCCTGTGGGTTCATCCAGAGCGGCGCAGGGGGATAGACGAGGGAGCTGTTCAGGTGCGGGGCTGA
- a CDS encoding glycosyltransferase family 4 protein, producing MTHFIRKDSLSFHLLICNQFFPPDFAATGQLLEELAQHLGRMGFKIRVFTSQPGYAFTRPSAPRREEQGSLTIRRTRATRVWPQRIRGKVIGGLLYCVRACLHLLRPANRTDLIVLTTSPPYLLFVGFVAHLFLRIPYVCLVYDLYPDVAVELGVIPARHWLTRFWQWMNVQVWKRAAGMIVLSSSMKHHIETQIPQLKSKIHVIHSWADPDHLKPLAKTENPFAHEHGLVDLFTVLYSGNMGRCHDMDTILEAALLLKDDPTIQFLFIGDGAQKQHCLNWVKTHQLSNCRFLPYQAKETLPYSLTACDVALVSVKPGMERLIAPSKLYGHLATGKPIGIICSPDAYLRDMVVEGGFGCCFDNQAAEALSHFICSLQRDPHWAEQMGARGRAYLEQRFTPEKIARQYLQVFQHCLNPELTHPESTTPPQLKVKI from the coding sequence ATGACTCATTTCATCCGCAAAGATTCTCTGTCCTTTCATCTGCTGATTTGTAATCAGTTCTTCCCGCCCGATTTTGCGGCTACAGGACAGCTCTTAGAAGAGCTGGCTCAACACCTAGGCAGGATGGGATTCAAAATTCGAGTATTTACCAGTCAACCTGGTTATGCCTTCACCCGTCCCTCTGCTCCCCGCCGCGAGGAACAGGGATCCCTGACAATCCGGCGTACCCGAGCAACCCGTGTTTGGCCGCAACGGATTCGAGGCAAGGTGATAGGTGGGCTGCTCTACTGTGTCCGCGCCTGCCTTCATCTATTGCGCCCCGCCAATCGAACTGATCTGATTGTCTTGACGACTTCTCCTCCCTATCTTTTGTTTGTGGGCTTTGTCGCGCACCTATTCCTCCGGATCCCGTATGTCTGCTTGGTCTATGACCTCTATCCTGATGTGGCGGTGGAGTTAGGGGTGATACCGGCTCGGCATTGGTTAACAAGATTTTGGCAGTGGATGAATGTCCAGGTTTGGAAACGGGCAGCGGGAATGATCGTGCTCAGCTCCTCCATGAAACACCACATAGAGACCCAAATCCCGCAGTTGAAGTCCAAGATTCATGTCATCCATAGCTGGGCGGATCCCGACCATCTCAAACCGTTAGCCAAGACTGAGAATCCTTTTGCCCATGAGCATGGGCTTGTGGATCTCTTTACGGTGTTGTACTCCGGGAATATGGGCCGCTGTCATGATATGGACACGATTTTAGAGGCTGCCCTGCTGTTAAAGGATGACCCAACCATTCAGTTTCTCTTCATTGGAGATGGAGCCCAAAAGCAGCACTGTCTGAACTGGGTCAAGACCCATCAATTGTCAAATTGTCGATTTTTACCCTATCAAGCCAAGGAAACTCTGCCTTACTCGCTGACAGCATGTGATGTGGCGTTGGTTAGCGTCAAGCCGGGTATGGAGCGACTGATCGCTCCCAGCAAGCTGTATGGGCATCTGGCAACTGGCAAGCCGATTGGAATCATTTGCTCCCCCGATGCCTACCTAAGAGACATGGTTGTGGAGGGAGGGTTTGGTTGCTGCTTTGACAATCAGGCAGCCGAAGCACTCAGTCACTTCATTTGCTCTCTACAGCGGGATCCCCACTGGGCAGAGCAGATGGGGGCTCGAGGCCGGGCTTACCTAGAACAGCGCTTCACCCCCGAAAAAATTGCCAGGCAGTATCTACAGGTTTTTCAGCACTGTCTGAACCCTGAGCTTACACATCCCGAGTCCACAACCCCACCTCAACTGAAGGTGAAGATATGA
- a CDS encoding glycosyltransferase — protein MNILHVIPSIANIRGGPSLVAIETVRALNELGINSCIVTTNDNGEQLLDVPLNRWTEYEGVSIQFFSRFSPAITPIREFAFSSQLTYWLWHNISTFDLVHIHAIFSFPSTVAMVIARLRKVPYIVSPLGQLTTWALQQRSVKKQIYLNLLEKSNLNKSNSIHYTSEQEQQEASSLNLSAPSFIQPHGLALPEIIVDARAELRTYLNLPANETIILFLSRLHLKKGLDLTIPALAKLKHNNFTFLLAGQGTAEYEAEIEALLETHQLVSRTIRPGFVVGRLKDLFLQGSDLFVLNSYSENFGMAVLEAMASGLPVLTSPNVGFASMVQTQDLCLIVPQEVATIAERIAYALDHPVEMQEMAQRAKTYVAENFTWNRVAKNLIEIYQQIIDQSNECSP, from the coding sequence ATGAATATCCTTCATGTTATCCCATCTATTGCTAATATCAGGGGTGGTCCTAGCTTGGTAGCAATCGAAACAGTTAGAGCATTAAATGAACTAGGAATTAACAGTTGTATAGTAACAACTAATGATAATGGAGAACAGCTTCTTGATGTCCCACTCAACAGATGGACTGAATATGAAGGTGTATCCATTCAGTTTTTCTCCCGCTTCTCACCCGCCATCACACCCATTCGAGAGTTTGCTTTTTCGAGTCAGTTAACCTATTGGCTCTGGCACAATATTTCAACATTTGACCTTGTTCACATCCATGCCATTTTCTCTTTTCCCTCGACAGTAGCAATGGTCATTGCCCGCTTACGTAAGGTGCCCTATATCGTCAGTCCATTAGGACAACTCACCACCTGGGCGTTACAGCAACGTTCTGTTAAAAAACAAATTTATCTTAACTTGCTTGAGAAAAGTAATCTCAACAAAAGCAATTCAATTCACTACACCTCAGAGCAAGAACAACAGGAGGCATCATCTCTCAACCTTTCTGCTCCAAGTTTTATTCAACCTCATGGATTAGCTCTCCCTGAAATCATTGTCGATGCAAGAGCTGAACTGCGAACCTACTTAAATCTACCTGCAAACGAAACAATCATCCTTTTCCTATCGCGTTTACATCTCAAGAAAGGGCTCGATCTTACAATACCTGCCCTTGCCAAACTTAAACACAACAATTTTACCTTCCTTCTAGCTGGACAAGGCACAGCCGAGTACGAAGCAGAAATTGAAGCCCTGCTTGAGACCCATCAATTAGTCTCACGTACCATTCGTCCTGGCTTTGTAGTGGGACGGCTTAAGGATTTATTTTTACAGGGATCCGATCTTTTTGTTCTCAACTCCTACTCAGAGAACTTTGGCATGGCTGTTCTAGAGGCCATGGCATCGGGTCTACCCGTGCTGACCAGCCCAAATGTTGGCTTCGCCTCAATGGTGCAAACCCAAGACTTGTGCCTTATCGTCCCCCAAGAAGTGGCAACCATTGCTGAAAGGATCGCTTATGCCCTAGATCACCCAGTCGAGATGCAAGAGATGGCTCAACGCGCAAAGACGTATGTTGCAGAAAATTTCACTTGGAATCGAGTGGCAAAAAATCTAATTGAGATTTATCAGCAGATAATTGATCAGTCTAATGAGTGCAGTCCATGA